The following proteins come from a genomic window of Sardina pilchardus chromosome 13, fSarPil1.1, whole genome shotgun sequence:
- the LOC134100176 gene encoding von Willebrand factor A domain-containing protein 7-like isoform X2, giving the protein MKFTARVLLLALLLQTQTVCFKIWFLFGKPRSTTHQQMTETAILNVSAQACRTLANAEGKDFALPTGTLSAESLVKACAASDSARPFRRSIKTIRFANGATDIAYLLSPQRHFDNELILNGRELIRSGLERVKANVRLGNFIAARLTLGVTLHTLQDFYSHSNWIEMGQRVPFSALIKPDAIIRNIADENTPTCRDCDGQNCNNILQSILADRLLTTGYFGSTKPEGKCSHGGFPDVSSLLPPKGGINKDDEDSIHGGLHPVAVEVATAATIELLQDIRGAAGDQDFLRLMGVTRSSSVLCFVIDTTGSMSDDIVEVKRVTSSIIDSRRGTPDEPPEYILVPFNDPDFGPLMRTTNADIFKAQINDLTATGGGDFPEMSLSGLQLALTGAPPSSEIFLFTDATAKDDHLRSTVLALIESTQSVVNCMLTGVLGGARRRRASNDEQQSQRLRFSSRSSTQLYQELAQASGGQAIQVSKDDLPQATSIIEDSTSSALVTIFQAVRNPGKAESFSFIVDDSLRKLTMYVTGSSPIFTIVSPTGATQNNTESSGALGTIQAAGNFMTVRLNTTEQGGAWQIHVNSTQAYTIKVIGQSGIDFLFEFVEIFTEPEPGFQILSGRPSANMNASLLVTVTGESVSLTGVVLVPASGAQPVNTTVEDRGEGDYLVTVDRLPEGEFAALVNDTWEPGTNLTIPFTIASNASGTKLTILARNDRGFSSSFPGSVTLDAGGRAEGTVTLTAPSDTPSGTDVALTIEAQAPGGSDSNYAVQRLTVVAKATDIVSPTCEVVRVNANCTGNCSLLSWELFANLTDGNGTGIARISVRQGSGSLNTSVVTGADGLNVTRAAYRASCCSQEVELVAVDAVGNVGVCSRSIRATSSDAETQTTAPAATTTAPTTAPVTAPVTAPATLMQTASMTTQSTTANTSAGESSLASPLSFWFSLIPFSLIKILTH; this is encoded by the exons ATGAAGTTCACGGCAAGGGTTCTGCTACTGGCCCTCCTTCTGCAGACCCAAACGGTGTGCTTTAAGATATGGTTCCTCTTCGGAAAACCTCGATCCACCACCCATCAGCAGATGACAGAGACCGCCATTTTAAATGTTTCAGCACAGGCTTGCAGGACTTTGGCAAACGCTGAGGGAAAGGACTTTGCACTGCCG ACAGGTACCCTCTCAGCTGAGTCCCTAGTAAAGGCTTGTGCAGCCTCAGACTCTGCCAGACCCTTTCGGAGATCAATTAAAACAATTCGATTTGCCAATGGTGCTACAGATATAGCCTATCTCCTCTCACCTCAGCGTCATTTTGACAACGAGCTGATTTTAAATGGCCGGGAGCTCATCAGAAGTGGCCTGGAGAGAGTGAAGGCAAACGTGAGGCTGGGGAACTTTATTGCAGCAAGGCTGACACTGGGAGTAACCCTGCACACCTTACAA GACTTTTACAGCCATAGTAACTGGATTGAGATGGGTCAAAGGGTTCCCTTCTCAGCCCTAATCAAACCAGACGCCATCATAAGAAACATTGCAG ATGAAAATACCCCAACATGTAGAGATTGTGATGGACAAAACTGCAATAACATCCTGCAAAGCATCCTGGCTGACCGGCTGCTCACCACTGGATACTTTGGATCGACAAAACCAGAAG GCAAGTGCAGTCACGGAGGCTTTCCTGATGTGAGTAGCTTACTCCCACCAAAGGGAGGCATCAACAAAGACGACGAGGACTCCATACATGGTGGCCTTCATCCTGTGGCTGTGGAGGTTGCCACGGCGGCCACCATAGAACTCCTGCAGGACATCAGGGGTGCTGCAGGGGATCAGGACTTCCTAAG GCTGATGGGGGTCACACGGTCCTCCTCCGTGCTGTGCTTTGTGATTGACACCACGGGGAGCATGTCTGATGACATCGTGGAGGTGAAAAGGGTGACCTCAAGCATCATAGACAGCCGGAGGGGAACGCCAGACGAACCCCCCGAATACATTCTAGTGCCGTTCAATGATCCAG ACTTTGGCCCATTAATGAGGACAACAAATGCAGACATTTTCAAAGCGCAAATCAATGATCTCACAGCAACTGGAGGAGGAGACTTCCCTGAAATGAGCCTGTCAGGTCTACAG CTGGCTCTAACAGGCGCACCACCATCATCTGAAATATTTCTTTTCACTGATGCAACGGCAAAAGACGATCACTTGAGGAGCACTGTTCTTGCACTAATTGAAAGCACTCAGTCAGTG GTGAACTGCATGCTGACAGGGGTATTAGGTGGAGCCCGCAGACGCAGAGCGTCCAATGACGAGCAGCAGAGCCAAAGACTGCGGTTCTCTAGCCGCTCGTCCACGCAGCTCTACCAGGAGCTGGCCCAGGCGTCAGGAGGCCAGGCCATCCAGGTCAGCAAGGACGACCTGCCGCAGGCCACCAGCATCATCGAGGACTCCACGAGTTCAGCTCTG GTGACCATATTTCAGGCTGTGAGGAACCCAGGTAAAGCTGAGAGCTTCTCCTTCATCGTGGATGACTCTTTGAGAAAGTTGACCATGTACGTCACAGGCAGCTCACCCATATTTACCATCGTCAGCCCAACAG GTGCAACCCAGAATAACACTGAATCGTCTGGAGCTCTGGGGACTATCCAGGCAGCGGGGAATTTCATGACTGTGCGTCTGAACACCACAGAGCAGGGAGGGGCGTGGCAGATCCACGTGAACTCCACACAGGCCTACACCATCAAAGTGATCG GTCAGAGTGGCATAGACTTCCTCTTTGAATTTGTGGAGATATTTACGGAACCGGAACCTGGATTTCAAATCTTATCCGGCCGGCCATCTGCCA ATATGAACGCCTCTCTTCTTGTGACCGTGACGGGCGAGTCCGTTAGTCTCACGGGGGTCGTGTTGGTTCCAGCGTCTGGTGCGCAGCCGGTCAACACCACAGtagaagacagaggagagggcgACTACCTGGTGACTGTGGACAGACTGCCAGAGGGCGAGTTTGCG GCGCTGGTAAATGACACTTGGGAGCCCGGCACAAACCTCACCATCCCTTTCACCATAGCCTCTAATGCCAGCGGCACAAAGCTCACCATCCTCGCGAGGAATGACCGCGGCTTCAGCTCCTCTTTCCCCGGCAGCGTGACTCTGGATGCTGGAGGTCGTGCTGAGGGCACCGTGACCCTAACAGCCCCCTCAGACACCCCCTCAGGCACCGACGTCGCGTTGACCATCGAGGCCCAGGCGCCCGGAGGCTCCGACTCCAACTATGCGGTTCAGCGCCTGACAGTCGTTGCTAAG GCGACCGATATCGTGTCTCCCACATGTGAAGTGGTCCGCGTTAACGCTAATTGCACTGGCAACTGCAGTCTTCTCTCCTGGGAGCTATTCGCCAACCTGACGGACGGCAACGGGACGGGCATCGCGAGGATCAGCGTGCGCCAGGGCAGCGGCAGCCTCAACACCAGCGTGGTGACGGGCGCGGACGGACTGAACGTGACGCGGGCCGCCTACAGGGCCTCGTGCTGCTCCCAGGAGGTGGAGCTGGTGGCAGTGGACGCGGTGGGGAACGTGGGCGTCTGCTCCAGATCCATCAGAGCCACGAGCAGCGACGCAGAGACTCAGACCACAGCCCCGGCTGCAACTACTACGGCCCCAACTACTGCCCCAGTTACTGCCCCAGTTACTGCCCCAGCTACCTTAATGCAAACTGCTAGCATGACAACGCAGAGCACTACAGCTAACACCTCTGCTGGGGAGAGCTCTCTGGCCTCACCTCTTTCATTCTGGTTCAGTCTGATTCCCTTCTCCCTCATAAAAATACTCACACACTAG
- the ilvbl gene encoding 2-hydroxyacyl-CoA lyase 2, producing the protein MFGDMDIDICTVLGCSLAVVLGGLTLAAYKLGLLYQLFHKTETKSPRHGGESVAEVLRAHGVKFVFTLVGGHISPILVACEKLGIRIVDTRHEATAVFAADAVARLSGTVGVAAVTAGPGLTNTVTAVKNAQMAESPLLLIGGAAGTMLQGRGALQDIDQMSLFKPLCKFCASVRTIREIVPIVRKALAVAQSGTPGPVFVEFPIDTLYPYHLVSKEFGVKNPPKGLMGKIVTWYLQNHLSNLFAGAWESRDVSPLPVHIPLATDDQVQRCVELVSRAKKPVILLGSQATLPPTPAEDIRKALETLGIPCFLGGMSRGMLGKDSPIHIRQNRRDALKEADLVLLAGTVCDFRLSYGRVLNRRSKIIAVNRDKSQLLKNSDMFWKPTVAIQGDAGSFLDRLSKGLKGYRCPEDWPQSLKQGDVTKEQNNRAKADEKTDLHLNPLAVLHRVDQLMADDSIIVADGGDFVGSAAYIMRPRGPLRWLDPGAFGTLGVGGGFALGAKLCRPDSEVWIVYGDGSLGYSVAEYDTFTRHKTPVISVVGNDACWSQISREQVPILGSNVACGLAFTDYHTVATGFGGIGHLIGRENEAQLDDIIREAQRQSREGRSTLLNVLIGKTNFREGSISV; encoded by the exons ATGTTTGGAGATATGGATATCGACATTTGTACCGTTTTAGGATGCTCTCTTGCTGTTGTTCTGGGGGGACTTACACTTGCTGCTTATAAACTTGGTCTGTTGTATCAGCTCTTCCACAAG ACGGAGACCAAGAGTCCTCGGCATGGCGGGGAGAGCGTGGCGGAGGTGCTGCGCGCTCACGGCGTCAAGTTCGTCTTCACCCTGGTGGGGGGCCACATATCGCCCATCCTGGTGGCGTGCGAGAAGCTGGGCATCAGGATCGTGGACACCAGGCACGAGGCCACGGCCGTGTTCGCCGCTGACGCCGTGGCGCGCTTGTCAG GTACCGTAGGCGTTGCCGCGGTGACGGCCGGCCCTGGCCTCACCAATACGGTCACCGCGGTGAAGAACGCCCAGATGGCCGAATCACCGCTGCTGCTGATCGGGGGGGCTGCAGGCACTATGCTGCAG ggtAGAGGAGCATTGCAGGACATCGACCAGATGTCGTTGTTCAAGCCTCTGTGCAAGTTCTGTGCGTCAGTGCGGACCATCAGGGAGATCGTGCCCATCGTCAGGAAGGCCCTGGCCGTCGCACAGTCTGGCACTCCTG GCCCTGTGTTTGTGGAGTTCCCCATCGACACACTCTACCCCTACCACCTGGTGTCCAAAGAGTTCGGCGTCAAGAACCCACCCAAAGGCCTCATGGGAAAAATCGTCACCTG GTACCTGCAGAATCACCTCTCTAACCTGTTTGCTGGTGCCTGGGAATCCCGTGATGTGTCACCTTTACCTGTCCACATCCCATTGGCCACAGATGACCAG GTTCAGAGATGCGTAGAGCTGGTGAGCAGAGCCAAGAAGCCCGTCATCCTCCTGGGTAGCCAGGCCACCCTCCCACCGACACCCGCAGAGGACATCAG GAAGGCATTGGAGACCTTGGGTATCCCGTGCTTCCTGGGTGGAATGTCCCGAGGCATGCTGGGAAAAGACAGCCCCATACACATCAGACAGAACCGGCGTGACGCCCTGAAGGAGGCGGATCTGGTGCTGCTAGCAG GCACAGTGTGTGATTTCCGCCTCAGCTACGGCAGAGTGTTGAACCGGCGCAGTAAGATCATCGCCGTCAACCGAGACAAGAGCCAACTCCTGAAGAACTCCGACATGTTCTGGAAGCCCACGGTGGCTATTCAGG GAGATGCAGGCTCTTTCCTAGATCGTCTGTCCAAGGGCCTGAAGGGCTACAGGTGTCCCGAGGACTGGCCGCAGAGCCTGAAGCAGGGAGACGTCACCAAAGAGCAGAACAACAG GGCGAAGGCGGACGAGAAGACGGACCTGCACCTCAACCCTCTGGCCGTGCTGCACCGCGTGGACCAGCTCATGGCGGACGACAGCATCATCGTGGCCGACGGCGGAGACTTCGTGGGCAGCGCCGCGTACATCATGAGGCCACGGGGCCCGCTGCGCTGGCTGGACCCAG GAGCTTTCGGGACTCTGGGCGTGGGTGGAGGATTTGCTCTGGGAGCAAAGCTGTGCCGACCCGACTCAGAG GTGTGGATTGTGTACGGTGACGGCTCCCTTGGATACAGCGTTGCAGAATATGACACCTTCACTCGGCATAAG ACTCCTGTGATCTCTGTGGTGGGAAACGACGCTTGCTGGAGTCAGATATCCAGGGAGCAGGTGCCCATCCTGGGCAGTAATGTGGCCTGTGGGCTGGCTTTCACAG ACTATCACACTGTTGCCACCGGCTTCGGAGGGATCGGTCACCTGATTGGGCGAGAGAACGAGGCGCAGCTGGATGACATCATCAGGGAGGCGCAGCGTCAGAGCCGGGAGGGCCGGTCAACACTACTCAACGTCCTCATTGGGAAGACCAACTTCAGAGAGGGCTCAATCTCTGTGTAA
- the LOC134100176 gene encoding von Willebrand factor A domain-containing protein 7-like isoform X1, whose amino-acid sequence MKFTARVLLLALLLQTQTVCFKIWFLFGKPRSTTHQQMTETAILNVSAQACRTLANAEGKDFALPTGTLSAESLVKACAASDSARPFRRSIKTIRFANGATDIAYLLSPQRHFDNELILNGRELIRSGLERVKANVRLGNFIAARLTLGVTLHTLQDFYSHSNWIEMGQRVPFSALIKPDAIIRNIADENTPTCRDCDGQNCNNILQSILADRLLTTGYFGSTKPEGKCSHGGFPDVSSLLPPKGGINKDDEDSIHGGLHPVAVEVATAATIELLQDIRGAAGDQDFLRLMGVTRSSSVLCFVIDTTGSMSDDIVEVKRVTSSIIDSRRGTPDEPPEYILVPFNDPDFGPLMRTTNADIFKAQINDLTATGGGDFPEMSLSGLQLALTGAPPSSEIFLFTDATAKDDHLRSTVLALIESTQSVVNCMLTGVLGGARRRRASNDEQQSQRLRFSSRSSTQLYQELAQASGGQAIQVSKDDLPQATSIIEDSTSSALVTIFQAVRNPGKAESFSFIVDDSLRKLTMYVTGSSPIFTIVSPTGATQNNTESSGALGTIQAAGNFMTVRLNTTEQGGAWQIHVNSTQAYTIKVIGQSGIDFLFEFVEIFTEPEPGFQILSGRPSANMNASLLVTVTGESVSLTGVVLVPASGAQPVNTTVEDRGEGDYLVTVDRLPEGEFAVRVTGLTNVASRTSHNLFQRQTSTQLRTSGVTVTVSALVNDTWEPGTNLTIPFTIASNASGTKLTILARNDRGFSSSFPGSVTLDAGGRAEGTVTLTAPSDTPSGTDVALTIEAQAPGGSDSNYAVQRLTVVAKATDIVSPTCEVVRVNANCTGNCSLLSWELFANLTDGNGTGIARISVRQGSGSLNTSVVTGADGLNVTRAAYRASCCSQEVELVAVDAVGNVGVCSRSIRATSSDAETQTTAPAATTTAPTTAPVTAPVTAPATLMQTASMTTQSTTANTSAGESSLASPLSFWFSLIPFSLIKILTH is encoded by the exons ATGAAGTTCACGGCAAGGGTTCTGCTACTGGCCCTCCTTCTGCAGACCCAAACGGTGTGCTTTAAGATATGGTTCCTCTTCGGAAAACCTCGATCCACCACCCATCAGCAGATGACAGAGACCGCCATTTTAAATGTTTCAGCACAGGCTTGCAGGACTTTGGCAAACGCTGAGGGAAAGGACTTTGCACTGCCG ACAGGTACCCTCTCAGCTGAGTCCCTAGTAAAGGCTTGTGCAGCCTCAGACTCTGCCAGACCCTTTCGGAGATCAATTAAAACAATTCGATTTGCCAATGGTGCTACAGATATAGCCTATCTCCTCTCACCTCAGCGTCATTTTGACAACGAGCTGATTTTAAATGGCCGGGAGCTCATCAGAAGTGGCCTGGAGAGAGTGAAGGCAAACGTGAGGCTGGGGAACTTTATTGCAGCAAGGCTGACACTGGGAGTAACCCTGCACACCTTACAA GACTTTTACAGCCATAGTAACTGGATTGAGATGGGTCAAAGGGTTCCCTTCTCAGCCCTAATCAAACCAGACGCCATCATAAGAAACATTGCAG ATGAAAATACCCCAACATGTAGAGATTGTGATGGACAAAACTGCAATAACATCCTGCAAAGCATCCTGGCTGACCGGCTGCTCACCACTGGATACTTTGGATCGACAAAACCAGAAG GCAAGTGCAGTCACGGAGGCTTTCCTGATGTGAGTAGCTTACTCCCACCAAAGGGAGGCATCAACAAAGACGACGAGGACTCCATACATGGTGGCCTTCATCCTGTGGCTGTGGAGGTTGCCACGGCGGCCACCATAGAACTCCTGCAGGACATCAGGGGTGCTGCAGGGGATCAGGACTTCCTAAG GCTGATGGGGGTCACACGGTCCTCCTCCGTGCTGTGCTTTGTGATTGACACCACGGGGAGCATGTCTGATGACATCGTGGAGGTGAAAAGGGTGACCTCAAGCATCATAGACAGCCGGAGGGGAACGCCAGACGAACCCCCCGAATACATTCTAGTGCCGTTCAATGATCCAG ACTTTGGCCCATTAATGAGGACAACAAATGCAGACATTTTCAAAGCGCAAATCAATGATCTCACAGCAACTGGAGGAGGAGACTTCCCTGAAATGAGCCTGTCAGGTCTACAG CTGGCTCTAACAGGCGCACCACCATCATCTGAAATATTTCTTTTCACTGATGCAACGGCAAAAGACGATCACTTGAGGAGCACTGTTCTTGCACTAATTGAAAGCACTCAGTCAGTG GTGAACTGCATGCTGACAGGGGTATTAGGTGGAGCCCGCAGACGCAGAGCGTCCAATGACGAGCAGCAGAGCCAAAGACTGCGGTTCTCTAGCCGCTCGTCCACGCAGCTCTACCAGGAGCTGGCCCAGGCGTCAGGAGGCCAGGCCATCCAGGTCAGCAAGGACGACCTGCCGCAGGCCACCAGCATCATCGAGGACTCCACGAGTTCAGCTCTG GTGACCATATTTCAGGCTGTGAGGAACCCAGGTAAAGCTGAGAGCTTCTCCTTCATCGTGGATGACTCTTTGAGAAAGTTGACCATGTACGTCACAGGCAGCTCACCCATATTTACCATCGTCAGCCCAACAG GTGCAACCCAGAATAACACTGAATCGTCTGGAGCTCTGGGGACTATCCAGGCAGCGGGGAATTTCATGACTGTGCGTCTGAACACCACAGAGCAGGGAGGGGCGTGGCAGATCCACGTGAACTCCACACAGGCCTACACCATCAAAGTGATCG GTCAGAGTGGCATAGACTTCCTCTTTGAATTTGTGGAGATATTTACGGAACCGGAACCTGGATTTCAAATCTTATCCGGCCGGCCATCTGCCA ATATGAACGCCTCTCTTCTTGTGACCGTGACGGGCGAGTCCGTTAGTCTCACGGGGGTCGTGTTGGTTCCAGCGTCTGGTGCGCAGCCGGTCAACACCACAGtagaagacagaggagagggcgACTACCTGGTGACTGTGGACAGACTGCCAGAGGGCGAGTTTGCGGTTCGTGTCACAGGGCTAACCAATGTAGCCTCCAGGACGTCACATAACCTGTTTCAGAGGCAGACGTCTACTCAGCTAAGGACCTCTGGTGTCAcagtgactgtgtct GCGCTGGTAAATGACACTTGGGAGCCCGGCACAAACCTCACCATCCCTTTCACCATAGCCTCTAATGCCAGCGGCACAAAGCTCACCATCCTCGCGAGGAATGACCGCGGCTTCAGCTCCTCTTTCCCCGGCAGCGTGACTCTGGATGCTGGAGGTCGTGCTGAGGGCACCGTGACCCTAACAGCCCCCTCAGACACCCCCTCAGGCACCGACGTCGCGTTGACCATCGAGGCCCAGGCGCCCGGAGGCTCCGACTCCAACTATGCGGTTCAGCGCCTGACAGTCGTTGCTAAG GCGACCGATATCGTGTCTCCCACATGTGAAGTGGTCCGCGTTAACGCTAATTGCACTGGCAACTGCAGTCTTCTCTCCTGGGAGCTATTCGCCAACCTGACGGACGGCAACGGGACGGGCATCGCGAGGATCAGCGTGCGCCAGGGCAGCGGCAGCCTCAACACCAGCGTGGTGACGGGCGCGGACGGACTGAACGTGACGCGGGCCGCCTACAGGGCCTCGTGCTGCTCCCAGGAGGTGGAGCTGGTGGCAGTGGACGCGGTGGGGAACGTGGGCGTCTGCTCCAGATCCATCAGAGCCACGAGCAGCGACGCAGAGACTCAGACCACAGCCCCGGCTGCAACTACTACGGCCCCAACTACTGCCCCAGTTACTGCCCCAGTTACTGCCCCAGCTACCTTAATGCAAACTGCTAGCATGACAACGCAGAGCACTACAGCTAACACCTCTGCTGGGGAGAGCTCTCTGGCCTCACCTCTTTCATTCTGGTTCAGTCTGATTCCCTTCTCCCTCATAAAAATACTCACACACTAG